The Scylla paramamosain isolate STU-SP2022 unplaced genomic scaffold, ASM3559412v1 Contig66, whole genome shotgun sequence nucleotide sequence agagagagagagagagagagagagagagagagagagagagagagagagagagagagagagagagagagagagacagacagacagacagacagacagacagacagagagagagagagagagagagagagagagagagagagagagagagagagagagagagagagagagagagagttttacagcaacaacaacaacaacaacaactactactactactactactactactactactactacttcaagaaCAGTCGTGGTTTATaattaagtaacaaaaataattgaTATAAGAGAATTTTTGGCAATTGGTAACATTGTACAGTGTTGCCAAATGTAcgaaattattttttattacctatATGTCTGACAGATTACAATACACGTGGTACATGTTGTATATAATCTTAATATGTAATTATCCTGTATTGCAAGTAATTCTCTATGTAATTCCGATGATACGGGATTGAAAATTTGTAATTATAGGTAATTATTGTACGTAATctttaaataaatatgtaattaGTGTCGTGGCCGTGTGTGCGTCGTACAGTGTTACCAATTCAGGGCAGATTACAATAATTACTCTATCTCGAATTACACTAATTATATTTCTCAATTTAACTTAGGAATAATTACATACATTAtcgttgttaggttaggtatgtaaTTAATAATGTAATTTGACAAGAGAGGTGACAACGATatgtaatttattattattattattattattattattattacaaaaattacatatctatatatttttgtggtaataaaaaatgtaactaataattatttaacacttttttttatttatttgacaaaaaaataatattatcttGAACaataatttgagagagagagagagagagagagagagagagagagagagagagagagagagagagagagagagagagagagagagagagacatagagaaacacacagagagagagagagagagagagagagacatagagaaacacagagagagagagagagagagacatagagaaacacagagagagagagagagagagagagagagagagagagagagagagagagagagagagagagagacatagagaaacacagagagagagagagagagagagagagagagagagagagagagagagagagagagagagagagagagacatagagaaacacagagagagagagagagagagagagagagagagagagagagagagagagagagagagagagagagagagacatagagaaacacagagagagagagagagagagagagagagagagagagagagagagagagagagagagagagagagagacatagagaaacacagagagagagagagagagagagagagagagagagagagagagagagagagagagagagagagagagagagagagagagagagagagagagagagagacatagagaaacacagagagagagagagagagagagagagagagagagagagagagagagagagagagagagagagagagagagacatagagaaacacacagagagagagagagagagagagagagacatagagaaacacagagagagagagagagagagacatagagaaacacagagagagagagagagagagagagagagagagagagagagagagagagagagacatagagaaacacagagagagagagagagagagacatagagaaacacagagagagagagagagagagagagagagagagagagagagagagagagacatagagaaacacagagagagagagagagagagagagagagagagagagagagagagagagagagagagagagagagagagagagagagagagagagagagagagagagagagagagagagaaacacagagagagagagagagagagagagagagagagagagagagagagagagagagagagagagacatagagaaacacagagagagagagagagagagagagagagagagagagagagagagagagagagagagagagagagagagagagagagagagagagagagagagagagagagagagagagagagagagagagagagagagagagagagagagagaaacacagagagagagagagagagagagagagagagagagagagagagagagagagagagagagagagagagagagagagagagagagagagagagagagacatagagaaacacagagagagagagagagagagagagagagagagagagagagagagagagagagagagagacatagagaaacacagagagagagagagagagagagagagagagagagagagagagagagagagagagaaacacagagagagagagagagagagagagagagagagagagagagagagagagagagagagagagagagagagagagagagaaacagagagagagagagagagagagagagagagagagagagagagagagagagagagagagacatagagaaacagagagagagagagagagagagagagagagagagagagagagagagagagagagagagagaaattcctacAACTacatctgctactactactactactactactactactactactactactactgctactactactaccactactactactactactactacaactactaccactactactactactactactaccaccaccactactaccactactactactactactactactacttgatcGAAAACAaatcctttttatcttttaccggAAAATTAGAGAAATCTTTAATTTtccgtaaaagagagagagagagagagagagagagagagagagagagagagagagagagagagagagagagagagagagagagagcaaacacagAAGCATAACCAAcattgataatagtaataatgataataataataaaaataataataataataataataataataataataatcaaaaggAATGATACAAGAAGTGGGCGGAGATTAAGGAAAATCCGCGCTGGTGATTGGCTGCCACACCTGCTCCTCCACGCTCCTCGGCCAATCACACACCAGGATTCACGGGATGGTGCCACCCTGCTCGTATTTTCACTTATAACTAATTTTCCTCTCGCCTGCTTAACTTTTCACACACAGTAACGAAAGATGAATAAATCACCCACACTTTCACGGCAACAAAGCAAGGAAAGTGGGtgaaataatggagaaatagCATTATACGTAGTGTGGTCTCAAGATGGCAGCCTCCTTCACCAGTATATTGTAATTTAACTTATTTGGTTTTATAACGCCACAAATTTGCATTCACCGCGCATGAAATTAGAAAAATAACACTGTAGTCACATCCTGGCTGGAGCACGTGGCGGTAACGAGAACTGCAACGCCagaaataaggtaaaaataaaggCATTATCGTTTTCCCGCAACGTCGTACCCAGGAACAAAAACTCTCGTACACTGACGGGACTTTTAAACGCGGAGGACTCGTGTCAAAGTCTCAGTGCCACCCGGAGTGTCAGAGGGAGAGGTTGTCGCTTTGATATCCCGCCTGTGAAGTGCGTTTATAAGTGCACTAAGTAATGGGAATTGGTACTACAGTGCTGTGCTGGCCACCATGGTAGTGCTGTAAGTATGTTAAGTGTCTGCCTACCCGGGTCTCTGTGTGGCGGGGATGACCAATCAGATGCGAGAAAAaatcgctactactactactactactactactactactattactattactactctctctctctctctctctgtctgtctgtctgtctgtctgtctgtctgtctgtctgtctgtctgtctctctctctctctctctctctctctctctctctctctctctctctctctctctctgtctgtctatctgtctgtctgtctgtctgtctctctctctctctctctctctctctctctctctctctctctctctctctctctctctgtctgtctgtctgtctgtctgtctgtctgtctgtctgtctgtctgtctctctctctctctctctctctctctctctctctctctctctctctctctctctctctgtctgtctgtctgtctgtctgtctgtctgtctgtctgtctgtctgtctgtctctctctctctctctctctctctctctctctctctctctctctctctctctctctctctctctctctctctctctctctctctctctctctctctctctctctctctctctctctctgtgtgtgtgtgtgtgtgtgtgtgtgtgtgtgtgtgtgtgtgtgtgtgtgtgtccatctgtTGACGTATGAAGGGGAGTGTTAATAATTAAAAACAGCAGGATATTTTAACATTGCCTACTtaattaattgttgttgttgttgttgttgttgttgttgttgttgttgttgttgttgttgttattattattattattattattattattattattattattattaaaactgccaccaccaccaccaccaccaccaccaccactactactactactactactactactactactactactgaaagaGGGAGAATTAATTACCTCTaggcctatctctctctctctctctctctctctctctctctctctctctctctctctctctctctctctctctctctctcattactactactactactactactactacaataacaacaacaactactactactactactactactactactactactactactactactactactactactactattactactactactactaacatctgtctctctctctctctctctctctctctctctctctctctctctctctctctctctctctctctctctctctctctctctctctctcagataaaaATCTTTTTCTCACAgttttgaaagaaagaaagaaaattgtgtgtgtgagagagagagagagagagagagagagagagagagagagagagagagagagagagagagagagagagagaatgaaaatgttagtagtagtagtagtagtagtagtagtaatagtagtagtagtagtagtagtagtagtagtagtagtagtagtagtagtagtaatagtagtaatatacaTTATTAATCCGTAGAgttatgcaccaccaccaccaccaccaccaccaccaccaccaccactactactactactactactactactactactaccaccaccactagcactactaccaccatcaccaccgtcacaacaacacctactactactactactaccactactactaccactactactactactactactactactactactactactactattactatgaatgaatgaatgaaactgtgtgtgtgtgtgtgtgtgtgtctattatgaaacacacacacacacacacactctctctctctctctctctctctctctctctctctctctctctctctctctctttaatgaaCAGTGAATGGTGATTTCAATAGACTGTGATtctatctactctctctctctctctctctctctctctctctctctctctctctctctctctctctctctctctctctctctatgtatttgtgtgtctgttcgttcgtccgtctctctctctctctctctctctctctctctctctctctctctctctctctctctctctctctctctctttgtacaaGTGGGCAAATATACAATGTGAatgggtaacacacacacacacacacacacacacacacacacacacacacacacacacacacacacacacacacacacacacacacacacacacacactctttgaACAATGAAAAGCAATGTGATTTGATATACTTGgttaaggctgtgtgtgtgtgtgtgtgtgtgtgtgtgtgtgtagtagtagtagtagtagtagtagtagtagtagtagtagtagtagtagtaatagtagtagtagtagtaattttatcTTCAaagatttttcattattaattgaacaaaagaatgaaatatgatctctctctctctctctctctctctctctctctctctctctctctctctctctctctctctctctctctctctctctctctctttctttctttttcatctatctatccattctttcatccctctcccccccccccgtctctctctctctctctctctctctctctctctctctctctctctctctctctctctctctctctctctctctctctctctctctctctctctctctctctaactcgcTCAATTGACTCAAGTATAAAAGGTTGAGTGAGAAAATTTTTTAAGTGAgagcgatggagagagagagagagagagagagagagagagagagagagagagagagagagagagagagagagagagagagagagagagagagagagagagagttgagttcccttgatatttctttctttgctctctctctctctctctctccctctctctctctctctctcttcttctactaccactaccaccaccaccaccactactaccaccaccaccaccaccaccaccaccaccaccaccaccaatgtagTAGTGTTTAATGTTCCCTCTAACgtaacgcaacctaacctaacctaccctagcctaaatttattccctttttatcatttatttcttccttaaacACTCCTCACGTGCAGGGAAATAATGGAACAGGGGCACAGCAACCCCCTTACCCCCTCCGAAGTCACGtgacacacaaaggaaggaaaaaaaaagaaaaaaacaaaaatatattctcATGTCAACAAAGCATGCGGGTCGGTCAGCCAATCAGCGAAGAGTATTCATCCTGCCGTTGTCTCCAGCCAATAGCAGCGTGGGTTCTTGGTTCCAGGCAGCCAATGGGAGGGAGTTGAGCCTCTGCAATCGATATTTAGCACCTGCCTCTGCGCTTTTGTTTGATTTAGGGCGAAAAAATGGCTGGTTGGTATCGTACGGTGCGTGGCAATTATTGTacgtctgtttttatttttattattattattattattattattattattattattattattattattattactattattattgttgttgttattatattattaaaaaTACTGATTTtatattcgagagagagagagagagagagagagagagagagagagagagagagagagagagagagagagagagagagagaaaggggcagGTGCTTAGGGAAACAGGTGCagtattatattctctctctctctctctctctctctctctctctctctctctctctctctctctctctctctctctctctctcttttgttctctGTAATCGGACGCCATTTTGCctcacaatggagagagagagagagagagagagagagagagagagagagagagagagagagagagagagagagagagagagagagagagagagagagagaggatattgttttattattattattattattattattattattattattattattattttaaacagtttactactattactactactactactaccactactactacttccaccactactactactactactactaccactaccaccactattactactactactactactactttccgtTACAGAGAGGCTCCAACAGAATCCAAAATGGCGCCACCACACCACTTTGACTGGGATATTAATGACACTAATATACCCaaggtgagtagtagtagtagtagtagtagtagtagtagtagtagtagtagtagtagtaatattgaaGAATAATCTTATTTTATCAGTCTtgacgtgacctgacctgacttgacctctTGTTCCCTGGCTAGGTAAGCGAGTTTGACCCGTTCGTAGAGTGGACCGATGGACACTGCCGGTTTGTTTACCCTGTGGAGCAAGAAGAAGCTAAACGACATTCTTCCGGTTGGGCCATGAGGAATACTAACAATCACAATGTTAATATTTTAAAGAAGTCTTGTCTTGGCGTTCTAATGTGTTCCTTACGCTGCACACTGGACGGGGGCGCGAaggtacgtacgtgtgtgtgtgtgtgtgtgtgtgtatgtgtgtgtgtgtgtgtgtgtgtgtgtttgcctcgcTGTCacgggaacttaaaaaaaaattgtcttcaAATCTTTTTTTCTCGCCACGACTGTTATATAAAGACACTGGTAAGGTTAggctggttctcaagagtgtttctcctgtcagtaatgcagaaatgttgttaatctgtcactgtaactgtaaaaacacccttgaaaacccttgtcacttcaactacagccttttaaaagagtgtttctcctgtcagtaatgcagaaatgttgttaatctgtcactgcaactgtaaaaacacccttgaaaacctgcgtcacttcaactacagccttttaaaagagtgtttctcctgtcagtaatgcagaaatgttgttaatctgtcactgcaactgtaaaaacacccttgaaaacccgcgtcacttcaactacagccttttaaaagagtgtttctcctgtcagtaatgcagaaatgttgttaatctgtcactgcaactgtaaaaacacccttgaaaacccgcgtcacttcaactacagccttttaaaagagtgtttctcctgtcagtaatgcagaaatgttgttaatctgtcactgcaactgtaaaaacacccttgaaaacctgcgtcacttcaactacagccttttaaaagagtgtttctcctgtcagtaatgcagaaatgttgttaatctgtcactgcaactgtaaaaacacccttgaaaacccgcgtcacttcaactacagcatTTTAAAAGAAGTGAAGGTGTAGCCAGAAACGTTTCATATaatacttcagagagagagagagagagagagagagagagagagagagagagagagagagagagagagagagagagagagagagagagagagagagaattaatgttgatacatctgtctgtcttttactgatcaacaacacaacaacacaacaacaactactactactactacaacaactactactactactactactactgacttcACCCAatgtagtacataagaacataagaaataagggaagctgcaagaagcgagcaggcttacacgtggcagtccctgtatgaaacactcctacctatttccatctgctatccccatccataaacttgtctaatcttctcttaaagctctctagtgtcctggcactaactacatgattactgagtccgttccactcatctaccactcgatttgagaaccaattttttcctatctccttcctaaacctaaatacCAAGCTTCACCCCGCGCCACCAACAACAGGTTCATCTCCGCCCCGCCATTTGTGACAAAGCAAGGAAGAAGCAGCAAGGAAGGCCATGCCCAAACAAGTCTTGCTCAGGGCGTCTGG carries:
- the LOC135098470 gene encoding integumentary mucin C.1-like — translated: CTTTTTTTTTTTTTTTTTTTTTTTTTTTSTTTTITTVTTTPTTTTTTTTTTTTTTTTTTTTTSTTTTTTTTTTTTTTTTTTTTTTTNVVVFNVPSNVTQPNLTYPSLNLFPFYHLFLP